One Streptomyces drozdowiczii DNA segment encodes these proteins:
- a CDS encoding inositol monophosphatase family protein, which produces MIDAFLAGDLTDIEAAVRAAAAAEIMPRYRQLAAHEVVEKNGPHDLVTVADRRAEEHLTASLGRLLPGSVVVGEEAVHADPKVYEALGGDAPVWIVDPVDGTRQFVRGEPGFCTLVALAHRGELLASWTYAPALDEMAVAVRGRGARVDGTPIHAGSPAPDAVLRVAMSHPDYTTDEQKAALLGLRAEGFAARPCGSAGLEYLAVARGELDAVAFSWEYAWDHAAGLLLVAEAGGTQSTLSGEPFRIAGGNALPFTAARDRATADRVLAALREGRSEAQ; this is translated from the coding sequence ATGATCGATGCCTTCCTCGCCGGTGACCTGACCGACATCGAGGCGGCGGTCCGCGCAGCGGCCGCCGCCGAGATCATGCCCCGCTACCGGCAGCTCGCCGCCCACGAGGTGGTCGAGAAGAACGGCCCGCACGACCTCGTCACCGTCGCGGACCGGCGCGCCGAGGAACACCTCACCGCCTCCCTCGGCCGGCTCCTGCCCGGCTCGGTCGTCGTCGGCGAGGAGGCCGTCCACGCCGACCCGAAGGTGTACGAGGCGCTGGGCGGCGACGCACCCGTATGGATAGTGGACCCGGTCGACGGCACCCGCCAGTTCGTGCGCGGCGAGCCCGGCTTCTGCACCCTGGTCGCCCTCGCCCACCGGGGCGAGCTGCTGGCCTCCTGGACCTACGCCCCCGCCCTGGACGAGATGGCCGTCGCCGTACGCGGCCGGGGCGCCCGGGTCGACGGCACCCCGATCCACGCCGGATCGCCCGCGCCCGACGCCGTGCTGCGGGTGGCGATGTCCCACCCCGACTACACCACCGACGAGCAGAAGGCGGCCCTGCTCGGCCTGCGCGCCGAGGGCTTCGCCGCCCGCCCCTGCGGCTCGGCGGGCCTCGAATACCTCGCCGTGGCCCGGGGCGAGCTGGACGCCGTCGCGTTCAGCTGGGAGTACGCGTGGGACCACGCGGCGGGGCTCCTGCTGGTCGCCGAGGCGGGCGGCACGCAGTCCACGCTGTCCGGCGAGCCGTTCCGTATCGCCGGGGGCAACGCCCTGCCCTTCACCGCCGCCCGCGACCGCGCGACCGCCGACCGCGTCCTGGCGGCGCTGCGGGAAGGCCGCTCAGAGGCCCAGTAG
- a CDS encoding SDR family NAD(P)-dependent oxidoreductase, producing the protein MDTYTAPDTFHGTVLITGATQGLGLHLARDLAGRGATLLLHGRDRARLDRAAAEARELSAGRAEVRTYLADLSDLDQVRAMAAAVRAAEPRLDVLVNNAVAGGGSEPLRREFGAQGHELRFTVNYLTPYLLTKELLPLLSASAPARVVQVASMGQAPVDLDDVMMERGYEGLEAYLRSKLAMIMSTFDLAEEETARTGVTINALHPAHLMDTEGVRAYGLTPAVSIEEGVRPTVRLIADPALTGVTGRYFDRFTDARAHDQAYDTEARKRLTALTRELLGL; encoded by the coding sequence ATGGATACCTACACGGCACCCGACACCTTCCACGGAACCGTCCTCATCACCGGCGCCACCCAGGGCCTCGGCCTCCACCTCGCCCGCGACCTGGCCGGGCGCGGCGCGACACTGCTCCTGCACGGCCGCGACCGCGCCCGGCTCGACCGGGCCGCCGCCGAGGCGCGGGAGCTCTCGGCCGGCCGGGCCGAGGTCCGCACGTATCTCGCGGACCTCTCCGACCTCGACCAGGTCCGGGCCATGGCCGCCGCCGTCCGCGCGGCCGAACCCCGGCTCGATGTGCTCGTCAACAACGCGGTGGCGGGCGGCGGCAGCGAACCGCTGCGCCGCGAATTCGGCGCGCAGGGCCACGAACTCCGGTTCACCGTGAACTATCTGACGCCGTATCTGCTCACCAAGGAGCTGCTGCCGCTGCTCTCGGCCTCGGCGCCCGCGCGGGTGGTCCAGGTGGCCTCGATGGGCCAGGCTCCCGTCGATCTGGACGACGTCATGATGGAGCGCGGTTACGAGGGGCTCGAGGCGTACCTCCGAAGCAAGCTCGCGATGATCATGTCGACGTTCGACCTGGCCGAGGAGGAGACGGCCCGCACCGGCGTCACCATCAACGCGCTGCACCCGGCCCATCTGATGGACACCGAGGGCGTGCGCGCCTACGGGCTGACGCCGGCCGTCTCCATCGAGGAGGGGGTGCGCCCGACGGTGCGGCTGATCGCCGACCCGGCGCTCACCGGTGTCACCGGCCGCTACTTCGACCGGTTCACGGACGCCCGGGCGCACGACCAGGCGTACGACACCGAGGCCCGCAAGCGGCTCACCGCGCTGACCCGGGAACTACTGGGCCTCTGA